Proteins from a single region of Deinococcus malanensis:
- a CDS encoding TlpA family protein disulfide reductase encodes MLAKLHCALRRNPEQMPVQIRLPRFLGPLMDQLVAASGPRPGETIPPPPSLNLTRRTLLYFKAEACVGCDQIDLFIGRLAATAGVDLRVIDARRGTLPDHAYGEQLVLDRGAELRRQYRVRVFPTLVLTSVAGKIEGALVGGPKDEAQISARLGLT; translated from the coding sequence ATGCTGGCGAAACTTCACTGCGCCCTTCGCCGTAATCCGGAGCAGATGCCTGTGCAGATCAGACTTCCCCGGTTCCTGGGCCCCCTGATGGATCAACTCGTCGCCGCGAGCGGACCACGACCGGGCGAAACCATTCCCCCTCCCCCCTCGCTGAACCTGACGCGGCGCACCCTGCTGTACTTCAAGGCCGAGGCGTGCGTCGGGTGCGATCAGATAGACCTGTTTATCGGCCGGCTGGCGGCGACCGCTGGGGTTGACCTGCGGGTCATCGATGCACGCCGTGGCACCCTTCCTGACCATGCCTATGGAGAGCAGCTGGTGCTTGACCGCGGCGCAGAACTTCGCAGGCAGTACCGGGTTCGCGTATTTCCCACACTGGTGCTGACCAGTGTCGCCGGGAAGATCGAAGGTGCCCTGGTGGGCGGCCCGAAGGATGAGGCCCAGATCAGCGCCCGGCTCGGCCTGACCTGA
- a CDS encoding FAD-binding oxidoreductase, with protein MTPEALSALRARFGEQFSTVPAVLDAHSRDESGLEQMRPHAIVFALCEADVVDALALARAHEFAVVAFAAGSSLEGQLIPLQGGLSLDVSGMKEVVDVQPAGFQATVQPGVTYPELNRLVRAQGLFFPVDPGAEASLGGMASTNASGTGAVRYGTMRDNVLELRVALMDGRVIRVGSRARKTSAGYDLKHLFIGAEGTLGVITQLTVRLWPLPSHLVALRCPFPSVEAAAACAVSVMTAALQPERLELMDAEGLRAVNLHKGTAFPEHPTLWIELASPSAAALEEALTLCCELCLDAGAQEVGVARGAAERAALWEARHHAFYALKALYPEHTSLSTDLCVPLQHLPEIIAFTRAQVDGAGLHASLLGHVGDGNFHVLFHARPDDQDTWTRIEAVYDRMIAQTLALGGTCSGEHGVGLHKRRFLAQEHAGALELMRDLKALLDPRGLLNPGKILPDPESGAASE; from the coding sequence ATGACTCCCGAAGCCCTGTCCGCGCTGCGCGCCCGTTTCGGGGAGCAGTTCAGCACCGTACCAGCGGTTCTGGATGCCCACAGCCGGGATGAGAGTGGCCTGGAACAGATGCGGCCCCACGCGATCGTCTTCGCCCTCTGTGAGGCGGATGTGGTGGACGCCCTGGCCCTGGCCCGTGCCCACGAATTTGCGGTGGTGGCATTTGCAGCCGGCAGCAGCCTGGAAGGCCAGCTGATTCCCCTGCAAGGAGGCCTCTCCCTGGATGTCAGCGGCATGAAAGAGGTGGTGGACGTGCAGCCCGCCGGATTCCAGGCAACCGTACAACCGGGCGTGACCTACCCCGAACTGAACCGGCTGGTGCGGGCACAGGGGCTGTTCTTCCCGGTGGACCCGGGGGCAGAGGCCAGTCTGGGCGGTATGGCGTCCACCAATGCCAGCGGCACGGGCGCGGTGCGCTACGGCACCATGCGCGACAACGTGCTGGAGTTGCGGGTGGCCCTCATGGACGGCCGGGTGATCCGGGTGGGCAGCCGGGCGCGCAAGACCAGCGCCGGCTATGACCTCAAGCACCTGTTTATCGGGGCGGAGGGCACGCTGGGGGTCATTACCCAGCTCACCGTCAGGCTCTGGCCGCTGCCGTCGCACCTGGTCGCGCTGCGTTGCCCTTTTCCCAGCGTGGAGGCCGCCGCCGCCTGCGCCGTCAGTGTCATGACGGCCGCCCTGCAACCCGAACGACTGGAGCTGATGGACGCCGAGGGCTTGCGGGCCGTCAACCTGCACAAGGGCACTGCCTTTCCCGAACACCCCACCCTGTGGATCGAACTTGCCTCCCCCAGCGCGGCGGCCCTGGAAGAAGCCCTGACCCTGTGCTGCGAGCTGTGTCTGGATGCCGGCGCCCAGGAGGTCGGGGTGGCCCGGGGCGCCGCCGAACGGGCCGCCCTGTGGGAAGCCCGTCACCACGCGTTCTATGCGCTTAAAGCGCTGTACCCCGAGCACACCAGCCTCAGCACCGACCTGTGCGTGCCGCTGCAGCATCTGCCCGAAATTATTGCCTTTACACGTGCGCAGGTGGATGGGGCCGGCCTGCACGCCAGCCTGCTGGGCCACGTGGGGGACGGCAACTTTCATGTGCTGTTCCATGCCCGCCCGGACGACCAGGACACCTGGACCCGCATCGAGGCGGTCTATGACCGGATGATTGCGCAGACGCTGGCTCTGGGAGGAACCTGCAGCGGTGAACACGGGGTGGGCCTGCACAAGCGCCGCTTTCTGGCCCAGGAGCATGCAGGCGCCCTGGAGCTGATGCGGGACCTCAAAGCGTTGCTGGATCCGCGGGGGCTGCTCAATCCGGGCAAGATCCTGCCGGATCCGGAATCGGGCGCTGCGAGCGAATAA
- the mutL gene encoding DNA mismatch repair endonuclease MutL, with translation MKIHVLPPHVARLIAAGEVVSRPLDVVRELLDNALDAGATRVDIEVEGGGLALVRVRDNGCGIPADMVVLAPARHATSKLAPEEGAVTRVTTLGFRGEALWAAAQAGELELVTRPAQQVGAAQVQAHGEELRVSRTSAPAGTTVTVQRLFAHLPARLRTQAPPATEVREITALIGRYVLHHPGLHWRLTVDGEARLTHAPSDHRGAVASVYGPLSANRVVGVDAPGVRGVVSRPELTRARRDRMHFSVNGRPVQAAPELEKAVMEGLAELIPAGVAPLCVLDLTVEPENQNPNVHPAKQVVALADLAEVASRVREAVAQALAGQPLARGAPALRPPTENETTPRHSSFPQLTQVGLYQDLYLLAQGEGDLWIVDAHAAHERALYEQLSRDLTAAPPHELPEPELLHLTPGQLARLHERAAELRGWGLTIEDFGAGLARLRSVPATLAALPVPRLHEQIVEAALGDGPDPRRDVLARLACAPALKAGMLTLQLGEQVLAALSSCEQPWSCPHGRPTTLRLAERDLAHAFGRRGVRDVARGRDAAEPPVMPGR, from the coding sequence ATGAAGATTCACGTCCTGCCACCGCATGTTGCCCGCCTGATTGCTGCGGGCGAGGTGGTGTCGCGCCCGCTCGACGTGGTGCGGGAGCTGCTGGACAACGCCCTGGACGCCGGAGCCACCCGCGTGGACATCGAGGTGGAGGGCGGCGGGCTGGCCCTGGTCCGGGTGCGCGACAACGGCTGTGGGATCCCGGCCGACATGGTGGTCCTGGCCCCCGCACGCCACGCGACCAGCAAACTGGCTCCCGAGGAGGGCGCCGTGACCCGGGTCACGACGCTGGGCTTCCGGGGTGAAGCGCTCTGGGCTGCAGCCCAGGCCGGTGAGCTGGAACTGGTCACCCGTCCGGCCCAGCAGGTCGGGGCAGCACAGGTGCAGGCCCACGGCGAGGAGCTCCGTGTCTCGCGCACCTCGGCCCCGGCAGGCACCACGGTCACCGTGCAGCGGCTGTTTGCCCACCTACCGGCCCGGCTGAGAACCCAGGCGCCGCCCGCTACGGAAGTCCGGGAGATCACGGCGCTGATCGGGCGCTATGTGCTGCACCATCCAGGCCTGCACTGGCGCCTGACGGTGGACGGGGAAGCCCGCCTGACGCACGCGCCTTCCGACCACCGGGGCGCGGTGGCCAGCGTGTACGGTCCGCTCAGCGCCAACCGGGTTGTGGGTGTGGACGCTCCAGGGGTGCGCGGCGTGGTGTCCCGCCCGGAACTGACCCGGGCGCGGCGCGACCGGATGCATTTCAGTGTCAACGGCCGGCCCGTGCAGGCGGCCCCCGAACTGGAAAAGGCCGTGATGGAAGGACTGGCCGAACTGATTCCAGCCGGAGTGGCGCCGCTGTGCGTGCTCGACCTCACCGTCGAACCCGAGAACCAGAATCCGAACGTCCACCCCGCCAAACAGGTCGTGGCCCTTGCCGATCTGGCCGAAGTCGCTTCCCGGGTCCGCGAAGCGGTGGCGCAGGCCCTGGCAGGTCAGCCGCTGGCGCGCGGCGCGCCGGCGCTGCGTCCGCCCACCGAGAACGAAACGACCCCGCGGCACAGCAGCTTCCCGCAGCTCACGCAGGTGGGCCTCTATCAGGACCTGTACCTGCTGGCCCAGGGCGAGGGCGACCTGTGGATCGTGGATGCCCACGCCGCCCACGAGCGCGCGCTGTATGAGCAGCTGTCCCGTGACCTGACGGCAGCTCCGCCGCATGAACTTCCGGAGCCGGAACTGCTGCATCTGACTCCGGGACAGCTGGCGCGGTTGCACGAACGGGCGGCAGAACTGCGCGGCTGGGGGCTGACCATCGAGGACTTTGGTGCCGGGCTGGCGCGGCTGCGGTCCGTTCCGGCCACGCTGGCCGCGCTGCCCGTTCCCCGGCTGCACGAACAGATTGTTGAAGCGGCACTTGGCGACGGCCCGGACCCCCGGCGCGACGTGTTGGCCAGGCTGGCCTGCGCACCGGCCCTGAAAGCCGGCATGCTTACCCTGCAGCTGGGCGAGCAGGTTCTGGCTGCCCTGAGCAGCTGCGAGCAGCCCTGGTCGTGCCCGCATGGCCGCCCGACCACCCTGCGTCTGGCCGAGCGTGATCTGGCGCATGCCTTTGGCCGGCGCGGCGTGCGCGACGTGGCCCGTGGGCGCGACGCGGCCGAGCCGCCCGTGATGCCCGGGCGTTAG
- a CDS encoding BTAD domain-containing putative transcriptional regulator, whose translation MVEVLLLGKSSLYLEGQPVTLPTRKAFALVAYLALEGATSRAVLAELLWGDTDEERARGHLRRELHRLRQSPLGQLLVTSTDAVALDPGGHTCDVPAFEAHCQDDQHGAALALWRGEFLEGFDLRCAAEFEAWVIRRREALTSTRQALLSSCARAEEEAGQLRAALALRQQLLRGDELAEPHHQEVMRLHALLGERGAALRQFARLRQVLADELALEPLPKTVALAQEILRGTPSPVLPSSLPALVGREREWAQLEVAWAQGQTAYLCGEPGIGKTRLMLDFVASKGASVPNNGRPGDVGVPYASIARGLRRMFERQPGLIRELAPWARRELSRLIPSLWDEPLPPVSAHEDRLRLFEAGMALLALGTRDRVALTTDDLHLFDPQSFEFGSCFTAGPPVPPWPPLRVLATFERGELSSAAWQAVQMQVDRRAAVLIEVQPLSRAALAALLQGLGLPAAQAAELCAPLHRYTGGNPLFALETARHLLDQGQLIQGLPAQLPPPGKTGAILQRRLDNLPAGALRLAQVAAVAGSAFSLELAAQVLNTDALALTPDLQTLSQVGLWQGEYFAYDLIAAAVLAGLPLASRRLLQARVLSALQENTVRSPAQVEPRLMS comes from the coding sequence ATGGTTGAGGTGTTGTTGCTCGGCAAATCCAGTCTGTATCTGGAGGGGCAGCCGGTCACGCTGCCGACCCGTAAGGCCTTTGCGCTGGTGGCGTACCTGGCGTTGGAGGGGGCGACCTCCCGCGCCGTGCTGGCCGAGCTGCTGTGGGGCGACACGGACGAGGAGCGTGCTCGTGGCCACCTGCGGCGCGAACTGCACCGGCTGCGCCAGTCGCCTCTGGGCCAGCTGCTGGTCACGTCCACCGACGCGGTGGCGCTGGACCCGGGTGGCCACACCTGCGACGTGCCGGCCTTCGAAGCCCACTGCCAGGACGACCAGCACGGCGCCGCCCTGGCCCTGTGGCGGGGAGAATTCCTGGAGGGGTTCGACCTGCGTTGTGCCGCAGAATTCGAGGCCTGGGTGATCCGGCGGCGCGAGGCACTCACGTCCACCCGGCAGGCCCTGCTGTCGTCGTGCGCCCGGGCCGAGGAGGAAGCCGGACAGCTCCGCGCTGCCCTGGCCCTTCGCCAGCAACTCCTGCGCGGTGATGAATTGGCCGAGCCCCACCATCAGGAGGTGATGCGCCTGCACGCTCTGCTGGGCGAGCGTGGAGCAGCGCTGCGGCAGTTCGCGCGGTTGCGGCAGGTGCTGGCCGACGAACTGGCGCTGGAACCACTGCCGAAAACGGTGGCGCTGGCCCAGGAAATTCTGCGTGGCACGCCCTCCCCCGTGCTTCCCTCGTCCCTTCCTGCGCTGGTGGGCCGCGAACGTGAATGGGCCCAGCTGGAGGTGGCCTGGGCACAGGGGCAGACGGCTTACCTGTGCGGCGAGCCGGGCATCGGAAAAACGCGGCTGATGCTTGACTTCGTGGCCTCCAAGGGCGCCTCGGTGCCGAACAACGGTCGTCCCGGCGATGTTGGGGTGCCGTACGCCTCCATTGCGCGGGGCCTGCGTCGCATGTTCGAGCGGCAACCTGGTCTGATCAGAGAACTGGCGCCCTGGGCCCGCCGGGAACTGTCGAGGCTGATCCCCAGCCTGTGGGACGAGCCGCTCCCGCCGGTCTCGGCACACGAGGACCGGCTGCGCCTGTTCGAGGCTGGCATGGCCCTGCTGGCCCTTGGCACCCGTGACCGGGTGGCCCTGACCACCGACGACCTGCATCTGTTTGACCCCCAGAGCTTCGAGTTCGGCAGTTGCTTTACCGCCGGGCCGCCGGTTCCCCCCTGGCCGCCGCTGCGGGTGCTGGCAACCTTTGAGCGCGGTGAACTGTCCAGTGCCGCGTGGCAGGCCGTGCAGATGCAAGTCGACCGGAGGGCGGCGGTCCTGATCGAGGTGCAGCCGCTGTCGCGCGCGGCCCTCGCAGCGCTGCTGCAGGGGCTGGGCCTGCCCGCCGCACAGGCGGCCGAACTGTGCGCGCCGCTGCACCGCTATACCGGAGGCAATCCGCTGTTTGCCCTGGAAACGGCACGGCATCTGCTGGACCAGGGCCAGCTGATTCAGGGTTTGCCTGCCCAGCTGCCACCGCCTGGAAAGACCGGGGCCATCCTTCAGCGGCGGCTCGACAACCTGCCGGCGGGCGCCCTGCGGCTGGCACAGGTGGCGGCGGTGGCGGGCAGTGCCTTCAGTCTGGAACTGGCCGCTCAGGTGCTCAACACCGATGCCCTCGCCCTGACACCCGACCTGCAGACGCTGAGTCAGGTGGGGCTCTGGCAGGGGGAATATTTTGCCTACGACCTGATCGCGGCGGCTGTGCTGGCCGGGCTGCCGCTGGCCAGTCGCCGCCTTCTGCAGGCACGGGTTCTCTCGGCGCTTCAGGAGAACACCGTC